The Chitinivorax tropicus genome includes a region encoding these proteins:
- a CDS encoding glycosyl hydrolase family 18 protein has translation MRYVVQSALGVLAGGVGLLMMSSVAQAASCSAWDAAKAYVGGEYVKYDNKAWRAKWWSQNEVPGSNQWGPWETRPMSECTDDGGGGGGGGGPAEPPEPTPTVGKHVGAYFTQWGIYARGYPVRKLVDSGGYKKLTFLNYAFGNVYADGKCGMVTRTESGSGDGGDAAADYQKTFNADQSVDGVGDQWSDKLRGNFNQLRKLKFKNNNLKVLISLGGWTWSRNFGKFAATAAGRQAMVASCIDIYLKGNLPVVEGAGGQGVARGIFDGIDIDWEFPGGGGLADNSVDPNDKRNFTLLMAEFRRQLDELGAKNKRRYYLTVAVGAGADKIRNTEPGEYSKYLDWVNVMTYDFFGAWVPSGPAQFHSHLYRDPAAPNTGDQAAYNVNDAVQALVNAGMPRVKLNVGIPFYGRGWRGVAAGPNGNGLYQSAGGAAAGTYEAGIEDYKVLKSRSGSRFYHPVTKQLWLYNGNEFWSYDDPTVIGTKLNYINQQNLGGAFTWSLDGDDPQGTLLNAVSALRGGQ, from the coding sequence ATGCGTTACGTTGTTCAATCTGCGCTGGGTGTATTGGCAGGTGGAGTGGGGTTGCTGATGATGTCATCAGTGGCACAAGCTGCCAGTTGCTCCGCATGGGATGCTGCCAAAGCTTATGTTGGCGGGGAATACGTCAAATATGACAACAAAGCCTGGCGAGCCAAATGGTGGTCTCAAAATGAGGTTCCTGGCTCCAACCAGTGGGGCCCTTGGGAAACGAGGCCCATGTCCGAGTGCACGGATGATGGCGGCGGCGGGGGTGGTGGTGGTGGCCCAGCTGAGCCACCAGAGCCAACCCCGACAGTAGGCAAGCATGTGGGTGCCTATTTCACTCAGTGGGGGATCTACGCCCGTGGCTACCCTGTCCGCAAATTGGTCGATAGCGGGGGTTACAAGAAGCTGACCTTCCTCAACTATGCCTTTGGCAATGTCTATGCCGATGGGAAGTGTGGGATGGTGACCAGGACAGAAAGCGGCAGTGGCGATGGCGGAGATGCAGCAGCGGATTACCAAAAAACGTTCAATGCAGATCAGTCGGTCGATGGCGTGGGGGATCAATGGTCGGATAAGCTGCGTGGTAATTTCAACCAACTGCGTAAGCTCAAGTTCAAGAACAACAATCTGAAGGTGTTGATCTCGTTGGGTGGGTGGACTTGGTCTCGCAATTTCGGCAAATTTGCCGCGACCGCTGCGGGCCGACAAGCCATGGTTGCTTCGTGCATTGATATCTACCTTAAAGGCAACCTGCCCGTGGTAGAGGGAGCAGGTGGCCAAGGTGTGGCACGCGGTATCTTCGATGGTATCGATATCGATTGGGAATTCCCTGGAGGCGGCGGGTTGGCCGACAATTCCGTCGATCCGAACGACAAGCGCAATTTCACCTTGTTGATGGCTGAGTTCCGCAGGCAGCTGGATGAGTTGGGGGCGAAGAACAAACGGCGTTATTACCTGACCGTTGCAGTGGGGGCTGGTGCCGATAAGATCCGCAACACCGAGCCAGGCGAGTACAGCAAGTACCTCGACTGGGTCAATGTGATGACCTATGACTTCTTTGGTGCATGGGTTCCCAGCGGCCCAGCGCAGTTCCATTCGCATCTGTATCGCGACCCCGCTGCGCCGAACACGGGCGATCAGGCTGCATACAATGTGAATGATGCCGTGCAGGCGTTGGTGAACGCTGGTATGCCAAGGGTCAAACTGAACGTTGGTATTCCATTCTATGGCCGTGGCTGGCGCGGTGTGGCCGCCGGGCCCAATGGCAATGGGCTCTACCAAAGTGCAGGCGGCGCTGCGGCGGGTACCTATGAAGCGGGTATCGAAGACTATAAGGTACTCAAATCACGTAGCGGCTCCCGTTTCTATCACCCAGTCACCAAGCAGTTGTGGTTGTACAACGGGAACGAGTTCTGGAGCTATGACGACCCAACTGTGATCGGCACCAAGCTGAACTATATCAACCAGCAAAACCTGGGTGGTGCGTTTACTTGGTCGCTGGACGGCGATGACCCACAAGGCACATTGTTGAATGCAGTATCCGCGCTGAGGGGTGGCCAGTAA
- a CDS encoding M9 family metallopeptidase: MLDSIARPFASALAVSLALFCGVSSANDALQPPRGATTPSPYTQAIVGTVTAPAPRLDFIDETTSRASQPDHRYPVEADDPLCRRDELAKAQGQALIKSVKGSSINCMNSLFRLAGPDAQVVFGERQMITVASEFLRLAQGYKGNNDSQIHQIAVFLRAGYYTQWYNRGQIGGYSDALRRAMQPALDAFFSNRAARDVSRENGAVLGEVVTLIDSASENARFLPQMLDLLNRFDASYARHGTMQNAINNVFMVLFHGHQHDDFTQLVKHDRRYVDTLYNFYRRNIDLRNTDSAFMLANAVREMSRFMQHSERKPQVQPLLRTVFGDNDMVGAGSDIWLAAASSAEYFDKENCKYYGTCDFRQTLARIALPMAHRCSPTVTIRAQRMTPEQFVSACKQIGARESQFHSSLSGNGDTPQTPPAANDQNKHLEVVVFDDYRQYARYGQAIFGIDTHNGGIYLEGQPANAGNQARFISYAASWLKPGFQIWNLDHGFAHYLNGRFNMEGDFNQVMSLPTAWWVEGFAAYFVRQNDFDEAFAAARRPLPPLSGIFKLSYNPDGANQHEAYLAVRFMFERHRDDVERIIERMRTGDYAGYLDLIEKIGSRYDAEFRHWLTTAHSTAIFADAKAAKPTKNTAPTISPIAAQVILANRTSAPIPFLIGDKETNPAKLKLNVLSNDTNLLPVSGLVVQGNRDQRYLTITPAAGRTGRAMVIVSVTDGVLSSTITLQVTVKQHSDSTNGHCPSNAAELTHGCVRKQLDNQLNPYYFIQVPEDTATLRLSTSGGAGDVDLYLQNASGWPTEQHYLAKSTSAGNNESIEIRQPAPGRYHVMLKARQPFSDVSLSATLEADQGGKPTEEYAESKCPKRRDELSNLCLRTGQSGSMEYYWILMPAGSKRVIVSTSGGVGDVVLYAHSSPWPTETNHLAMSARIGNQETVTLENTGSMEHYLYFTVVGKPTFQGLNLRARILKD; the protein is encoded by the coding sequence ATGCTCGACTCAATCGCCCGCCCCTTTGCGTCAGCCCTGGCTGTTTCACTGGCACTTTTTTGTGGTGTGTCGTCTGCCAATGATGCGCTGCAACCTCCTCGTGGGGCAACCACACCCAGCCCCTATACACAAGCGATTGTCGGGACGGTCACGGCACCCGCGCCGCGCCTGGATTTCATAGATGAGACAACAAGCCGCGCCAGCCAACCCGATCACCGCTACCCAGTAGAAGCCGATGATCCCCTTTGCCGTCGGGATGAGCTTGCTAAAGCGCAGGGTCAAGCGCTGATCAAAAGCGTCAAGGGATCATCGATCAATTGCATGAACAGCCTGTTCCGCCTGGCTGGCCCGGATGCGCAGGTGGTCTTCGGCGAGCGCCAGATGATCACGGTCGCCAGCGAATTCCTCCGACTGGCCCAAGGCTATAAAGGCAACAATGATAGCCAGATCCACCAGATAGCCGTGTTCCTGCGGGCCGGGTACTACACGCAGTGGTACAACAGAGGCCAGATCGGTGGGTATAGCGATGCATTACGCCGTGCCATGCAACCCGCATTGGATGCTTTTTTCAGCAATCGTGCCGCCCGCGATGTTTCGCGTGAAAATGGCGCTGTGCTGGGCGAAGTGGTCACCCTGATCGACAGCGCATCGGAAAACGCTCGATTCCTGCCGCAGATGCTCGATCTATTGAACCGATTTGACGCAAGCTACGCCCGCCATGGGACGATGCAGAACGCGATCAATAACGTATTCATGGTGCTTTTCCATGGCCATCAACATGACGATTTCACGCAGCTGGTGAAACATGATCGTCGGTATGTTGATACCCTTTACAACTTTTATCGCCGCAACATCGACCTGCGCAATACGGACTCTGCTTTCATGCTCGCCAACGCGGTCAGGGAAATGAGTCGCTTCATGCAGCACAGCGAACGAAAGCCGCAAGTGCAACCACTGCTGCGTACCGTCTTTGGTGACAATGACATGGTCGGCGCAGGCTCGGATATCTGGTTGGCGGCGGCATCCAGTGCCGAATACTTTGACAAGGAAAACTGTAAATACTACGGCACTTGTGATTTCAGACAAACCCTGGCGCGTATTGCACTGCCCATGGCTCATCGATGCAGTCCGACAGTGACCATTCGCGCCCAGCGCATGACACCGGAGCAATTCGTATCTGCCTGCAAACAGATTGGTGCCAGGGAGTCGCAGTTCCACAGCAGCCTGTCTGGCAACGGTGATACCCCCCAGACCCCACCTGCAGCCAACGACCAGAACAAGCATCTGGAGGTGGTCGTGTTTGATGATTATCGACAGTATGCCCGTTATGGGCAGGCCATTTTCGGTATCGATACCCACAATGGCGGGATATATCTAGAGGGCCAGCCTGCCAACGCGGGCAATCAAGCACGGTTCATCAGCTATGCAGCCTCTTGGCTCAAGCCAGGATTCCAGATCTGGAATCTTGACCACGGATTTGCCCACTATCTGAATGGCCGCTTCAATATGGAGGGCGACTTCAACCAAGTCATGTCCCTGCCGACTGCGTGGTGGGTGGAGGGTTTCGCGGCATATTTTGTCCGGCAAAATGACTTTGATGAGGCTTTCGCAGCTGCTCGTAGGCCACTCCCCCCACTCAGTGGGATATTCAAGCTTTCCTACAACCCGGATGGCGCCAACCAACATGAGGCCTACCTGGCGGTTCGTTTCATGTTCGAGCGCCACCGTGATGATGTCGAGCGGATCATCGAACGGATGCGCACCGGTGACTACGCGGGCTACCTGGATTTGATCGAGAAAATCGGCTCTCGATACGATGCTGAGTTCCGCCACTGGCTGACCACTGCCCATTCCACCGCCATATTTGCCGATGCCAAGGCAGCCAAGCCCACCAAGAACACCGCTCCCACCATCAGCCCAATTGCCGCCCAGGTAATTCTTGCCAATCGCACCTCTGCGCCCATCCCATTCCTGATCGGGGACAAGGAAACCAACCCAGCCAAGCTCAAGCTTAACGTGCTGAGCAATGACACCAATCTGCTGCCCGTGTCCGGGCTGGTAGTGCAAGGCAACCGTGATCAGCGATACCTGACAATCACGCCCGCAGCTGGCAGGACAGGCCGAGCCATGGTGATTGTATCGGTGACAGATGGCGTGCTGTCGAGCACGATCACATTGCAAGTCACGGTGAAGCAGCATAGCGACTCGACCAATGGCCATTGTCCGTCCAATGCTGCTGAGCTGACGCATGGCTGTGTCCGTAAGCAATTGGATAACCAGCTCAACCCGTACTACTTCATTCAAGTGCCTGAGGACACCGCAACCTTGCGCCTCAGCACTTCGGGCGGGGCTGGCGATGTGGATCTGTATCTGCAAAATGCCAGTGGCTGGCCGACTGAGCAGCATTATCTGGCGAAATCGACGAGTGCCGGCAACAACGAGTCCATCGAGATACGACAGCCCGCGCCAGGGCGCTATCATGTCATGTTGAAAGCCCGCCAACCTTTCAGTGATGTATCGCTCTCGGCCACGCTTGAAGCAGATCAGGGCGGCAAACCGACTGAGGAATACGCGGAAAGCAAATGCCCGAAACGGCGGGACGAACTCTCCAATCTCTGCCTGCGCACTGGCCAAAGCGGCAGCATGGAGTACTATTGGATCTTAATGCCAGCTGGTTCAAAGCGTGTCATCGTCAGCACCAGCGGTGGCGTGGGGGATGTCGTGCTGTACGCCCATAGCAGCCCATGGCCGACCGAAACCAACCACTTGGCCATGTCTGCCCGAATCGGAAATCAGGAAACCGTGACGCTTGAAAACACCGGAAGCATGGAGCATTACTTGTATTTCACGGTGGTGGGCAAGCCGACCTTCCAGGGTTTGAATCTGCGGGCTCGCATCCTCAAGGATTGA
- a CDS encoding LysR substrate-binding domain-containing protein yields MKRRLPPLAELQAFELAAERLSFKEAAGLLHLTPSAISHQIRELETFLGVTLFHRLNRKLALTDAGNQYYAIVKDSLEQLRLGTDLLRGDPLTQRVVVSVAPFVGSELITPRLSEFAHSNPHIDLVILAEQAARDPGRGEINIGLRLGNGRWRGLHAEHLMQIDVIPVCAPRLLNECPPSQLLESGPLLHPALPTDAWARWYQARHQVRSKPLQGSVFDNYLGLITACEKGAGVALGMLPLIEPMLQSKRLVSLDHKPVPTGFGYYLVYPQGHRLSAAEQIAITWLKQVMMGHRASSVLPEDG; encoded by the coding sequence ATGAAGCGGCGGTTACCTCCGCTGGCAGAGCTTCAAGCATTCGAGCTGGCTGCTGAGCGGCTTTCTTTCAAGGAAGCGGCTGGTCTGCTGCACCTGACACCCAGTGCAATCAGCCACCAAATACGTGAATTGGAAACGTTTTTAGGTGTGACATTGTTTCATCGACTGAATCGCAAACTGGCCCTGACCGATGCGGGAAATCAATACTATGCCATTGTCAAAGATTCGCTGGAGCAATTGCGGCTAGGAACGGATCTGTTGCGTGGTGACCCGCTGACCCAGCGGGTTGTGGTGTCGGTGGCACCGTTTGTCGGGAGCGAGTTGATCACCCCTCGTCTGTCGGAATTCGCGCATTCCAATCCACACATCGACTTGGTGATCCTGGCCGAGCAGGCAGCGCGTGATCCTGGGCGGGGTGAGATCAATATCGGGTTGCGGCTGGGAAATGGCCGTTGGCGTGGTCTGCACGCCGAGCACCTGATGCAGATCGATGTGATACCCGTCTGCGCCCCCAGGCTGTTGAATGAATGTCCACCTTCACAATTATTGGAATCCGGCCCGCTTCTGCACCCGGCGCTGCCGACAGATGCCTGGGCGAGATGGTATCAGGCGAGGCATCAAGTCCGGTCCAAGCCATTGCAAGGGTCAGTTTTTGACAACTATCTCGGGCTGATCACCGCTTGTGAGAAAGGGGCAGGTGTGGCATTGGGTATGCTGCCGCTCATTGAGCCCATGTTACAGTCCAAGCGGTTGGTATCGCTGGATCACAAACCGGTGCCCACGGGCTTTGGCTATTATCTGGTCTACCCACAAGGGCATCGTTTGAGTGCTGCGGAGCAGATTGCTATTACTTGGCTCAAGCAAGTCATGATGGGCCACCGGGCCTCGTCTGTTTTGCCTGAGGATGGGTAG
- a CDS encoding chitinase C-terminal domain-containing protein, whose product MMNRSQLGVAVAAALLAIGASWPAHAGQKGAVRALSEVAACPAVWKADSVYTVGDRVSYQSKEYVARWWTRGDIPGASEPWTLVGGCGDGGGGEPPLTQVPPPTGHALCRPDGLYFNPNVNVPYCQVYDTEGREKMGNAKRRVIGYFTSWRTGKDGAPAYLVKDIPWDKVTHINFAFAHVDGNNRLSVGNAADPNNAATGMQWPGVAGAEMDPNLPYKGHFNLLNKFKQQYPHVKTLVSVGGWAETGGYFGADGKRVSSGGFYSMTTHANGSINQAGINTFADSAVAFLRQYGFNGVDIDYEYPTSMRDAGNPLDWVVANARRAGLNASYNALMKTLREKLDAAGAQDGKYYLLTVAAPASGYLLRGMENFQALQYLDYVNIMSYDLHGAWNEFVGPNAALFDDGKDAELARWSVYTTPQYGGIGYLNTDWAYHYFRGALQGGRINVGVPYYTRGWRNVSGGTNGLWGRSVGSNCPTGLTSCGDGARGIDNLWHDDDEQGREVGAGSNPMWHAKNLEKGLPGSYIGAYGLTPDTDPEDRLTGTYTRYYDNTLVAPWLWNPQKQVFLSTEDEQSVQKKAQWIASNNLGGVMFWELAGDYEWYPSRNGGRGEYFMGSKLTRAFADAFTSATPYGNKRNPRTIPNAAIDVGFELLSYQLGDSNYPINPTLRITNRSSVMFPGGTEFQFDLATAAPANAKDQSGYGLSVIQVGHAGNNVGGLKGDFNRVSVKLPNWKTLPAGASTDISFVYYLPLSGPANYTVTLNGKTYAIRAEQPYLPYLK is encoded by the coding sequence ATGATGAACCGCAGCCAATTAGGCGTGGCGGTGGCGGCAGCATTGCTTGCCATCGGCGCGTCCTGGCCGGCCCATGCCGGTCAAAAGGGGGCAGTGCGTGCGTTGTCAGAGGTCGCCGCCTGTCCTGCAGTTTGGAAAGCCGACAGTGTCTACACCGTTGGAGATCGTGTGTCCTACCAGAGCAAGGAGTATGTGGCGCGCTGGTGGACCAGGGGGGATATCCCCGGTGCCAGCGAGCCTTGGACTTTGGTTGGCGGGTGTGGAGATGGGGGCGGTGGTGAGCCCCCGCTGACACAGGTGCCCCCACCAACGGGGCATGCGCTATGTCGCCCTGATGGCTTGTATTTCAACCCGAATGTGAATGTGCCCTATTGCCAAGTGTATGACACGGAAGGGCGTGAAAAGATGGGCAACGCCAAGCGTCGGGTGATCGGCTATTTCACCTCTTGGCGTACCGGTAAGGATGGCGCACCTGCCTATCTTGTCAAAGATATTCCGTGGGACAAGGTCACGCATATCAATTTTGCGTTTGCCCATGTCGATGGTAACAACCGGCTCTCGGTCGGGAATGCCGCAGACCCAAACAACGCGGCAACCGGCATGCAATGGCCAGGGGTGGCTGGGGCCGAGATGGACCCCAACCTACCTTACAAAGGCCATTTCAACCTGCTCAATAAATTCAAGCAGCAATACCCCCATGTCAAAACGCTGGTCTCGGTGGGGGGCTGGGCTGAAACGGGCGGCTATTTTGGCGCGGATGGCAAGCGCGTCAGCAGTGGTGGGTTCTACAGCATGACCACCCATGCCAATGGCTCGATCAATCAGGCCGGGATCAATACCTTTGCGGATTCTGCCGTGGCGTTTTTGCGCCAGTACGGCTTCAATGGTGTCGATATCGACTATGAGTATCCCACTTCGATGAGGGATGCGGGCAACCCGCTGGATTGGGTGGTGGCCAATGCTCGTCGAGCCGGGCTCAATGCCAGCTACAACGCGCTGATGAAGACGTTGCGTGAAAAGCTGGATGCTGCCGGAGCGCAGGATGGCAAGTATTACCTGTTGACAGTGGCTGCGCCGGCATCGGGTTATCTGTTACGTGGCATGGAGAATTTCCAGGCATTACAGTATCTCGATTACGTCAACATCATGAGCTATGACCTGCATGGCGCCTGGAATGAGTTTGTCGGGCCTAACGCCGCACTGTTCGACGATGGTAAGGACGCTGAGCTGGCACGGTGGAGTGTCTACACGACACCTCAGTACGGTGGAATCGGCTATCTGAATACCGACTGGGCTTATCACTATTTCCGTGGTGCGTTGCAAGGCGGGCGGATCAATGTTGGCGTGCCTTATTACACCCGTGGTTGGCGTAATGTGTCAGGGGGCACCAACGGCCTGTGGGGCCGATCGGTGGGCAGCAATTGTCCTACTGGGTTGACCAGCTGCGGAGATGGTGCCCGTGGCATCGACAATCTCTGGCATGACGATGATGAACAGGGCCGTGAGGTGGGGGCGGGCTCCAACCCGATGTGGCATGCGAAGAACCTGGAAAAAGGGCTGCCTGGCAGTTATATCGGCGCATATGGTCTGACACCTGATACCGACCCGGAAGACCGTCTGACCGGCACCTATACCCGATATTACGACAACACGCTGGTCGCGCCCTGGCTGTGGAACCCGCAAAAGCAGGTTTTCCTGTCCACTGAAGATGAGCAATCCGTACAGAAGAAAGCGCAATGGATTGCCAGCAACAACCTGGGTGGTGTCATGTTCTGGGAGCTGGCCGGGGACTATGAATGGTATCCCAGCCGCAACGGCGGACGAGGTGAGTATTTCATGGGCAGCAAACTGACCCGCGCATTCGCAGATGCCTTCACGTCAGCCACGCCCTATGGCAATAAGCGCAACCCGCGCACCATTCCCAATGCGGCGATCGATGTTGGCTTCGAGCTGTTGTCCTATCAACTGGGCGATAGCAATTACCCGATCAACCCTACCTTACGCATCACCAACCGCTCCAGCGTCATGTTCCCTGGCGGCACTGAGTTTCAGTTCGATCTGGCGACTGCCGCACCAGCCAATGCCAAAGATCAGTCTGGCTACGGTCTGAGCGTCATCCAGGTTGGCCATGCTGGCAACAATGTGGGCGGCTTGAAAGGGGATTTCAATCGGGTATCGGTCAAATTGCCGAATTGGAAAACACTGCCAGCGGGCGCCTCGACGGACATCAGTTTTGTGTATTACCTGCCGCTGTCAGGGCCAGCCAACTATACCGTCACCTTGAATGGCAAGACATACGCCATCAGGGCCGAACAACCGTATCTGCCGTATCTGAAGTAA